gttcttactcctaaccgaacgcacctTGCCACGACCTACgattacgagcagccgagccccgcgggccatgcctaggctctttaaaaaaaagctacagcctacggaactaatgggcaggtacaaaaaagaaaggacaaaaaataaaagatatgctaggataaaaataaggaacagatagtgattctatcaaaaaacagtactgatgtattcattgatataaAAAACTGTTCACATAGGGACTCACCCATGAACTCAACAATTACATTTTCTACTGCTACTCCAAACACTACTGTGGccgctcgacgacatcgcctgaacGCCAAAGGAGAAACCACGGCACATGCCGCCGAACATAACCACCTCTGCTGGGCCCCgcccggttctgctccctcgacttcggcgagcgcaacgggtacctcaagggacccacccggttccgctccctcgactccAGCGAGCataacgggtacctcaagggcgtcgcacccatagatgctcagcagaagagcatggagctcctgaccttctcatgcagtcgaggcagctcctagtCAGGGACGCTGCTATTgaggtatggccgccatggctggaagagatctcatcaaactttatgaactggtcaAACTGAGCAGCTACAGGCgtggaaccctccaccggcacgatcctgagcaacttcccctccgaTAAGGCtcacccggtgaagatccaccgaaGAAAGTCCACACATGGCTCCATCCCGAAGAAGGCCTCAGATGAATCCAGCACCACCCCGGGTAGCCTCCAGCTCAACATCGCGCTCCAaattcatgaaaggatctgtatgtcctctccctcgctcaccccgtctctcacttaggaaccaccgcggcatacaggcactctcgatGAGAAAGcagaaggaggagagacaatagttgaagaacaggcaaaggactatgaGAGAGAGCCCtctctccccctatttaaggaagaaatgtggcagccgaagaggggcaaaagatcagagcaaaaCACTCTCCCCCTTCCCCctttcaatgtggatgggaaatgAGGGGACACACCCTGACTGATGGGACGCACGCTGGCCGACAGAACGACACCGAGTCAGACGGAATGCCGCCTAGTGAGACGaaacgtggcctgggtatggcccaccattaTCGCACGACCGGGCGTGAAAACCGAAGCGTCACCACACGTAGGCGGCTCTCCGcatccccaggcgggacttggaaaaacccaaaacagAATCTTCGCCGGGAGAGACCattgggcttcctaagtcgatcaaaCAGCTTAGAAAAATgcaccgagagacaggtaggaagcgaagggacgccccatgtaggccatgccgacttcatcacgaacgacgagcacagGTCCCGGTCAGACGTTTTCGACTGAAGCTCTctaaaccccgtcactcaagtcatcaaggtaaacactaccaaccccctctattttctttataatcatttcatacatccatacgcgcattcattccatacgcccatgcgtCGCGGATgatttgggccctgaaccgcccgggggctcgagaactaagcatcgcacatgcagcgaaatgcatcacaatgctccgtgttgcgtcatgaagcgacagttgtctcattcaacatgagcaacaatagagccagaggagaaaaatgcagatgagccccatgcggccctcgcccagtctagcagatagggtcatctcaaccttctcgttcgatcctgaacctcttgccaagcccatagaatctccatcgaggggggccgttaggccacctgggttggtctctggaatgacccaggcatctgctgggttgcaggtaaaggagcagtggaatgtcataagagggctatgccaaccctatcacgaacgatggacctggattccactcgatcatacccgttagcgaactcaccgagcgcgtcactcgagcccgagcgatcgggacaagcgacaaaactcagcccctccagttatgaggaaccgaggacggggtaacgcacacaactcacaccgacccctactaaggcccaaaagggctcaggggctcaagacacaaaacgcctaggtctgtgaccccgaactcgtcCCATTCGGCTAcgctccgactgcgctccaaaacacctaggtctgcgaccccgaactcatcccatctggctatgcttcgactgcataccaaatgcctgggtctacgaccctgaactcgccccattaggatccacgagcaccgccttgccgcctcgcctgatccctaaactaacaaactaactgcctcgcccgatcccacggcgcgcaccgacccCAGGATTAGcaagctctgtctcacccaatccCAAAAacaactaactgcctcggctgcacaacgacgccctggttgacaactccatctcgaccaaaaaacacgcacacacacccGCCGCTAACAAACATCCCCTAGACGGTTCTGTCTgaaccgctcgggggctcgggggctacatccacgggtgcgctcgcgcgcactagCCGATGAAAACCTCCTCCGCTAGCAACACGAAAAAACCCCTAGACGGTTCTAACCGAACCGCCttagggctcgagggctacacccgtgggtgcgttTGCGCGCACTCGCCGTCAAAAcaaaaaccccccagacgattccgCCTGAATCGCctgagggcttgggggctcctgtcgggttcataaacctggggtccctcgcggaccggcttccccgTAAAGGCTCGGCCTAAGCAGAtagcacgcaactcatgggccagcccaaatacctaagCGATAGGCCAGGGgagtgatccaatctctgaccggaaggccagactgaggaggaacagcgcccgttttttgactccggcccacctctccgactggagcgctcgcttcggtctctagcctgcctccggacggcctctccgaccggaaggcctggccaaaagcacCACTTCCGACCCCGCactctccgaccggggatacgcccagcccctgctcaccgctcttctccggctggcgcgatcagagccgactaggaccatccaaccagggacgcccgctcagtaggGACCAGGAAACGtgtggagaaaagcaaggcaagacgcataagtcaaaccacgataccagggaccgtaccctgtacacctgcaggaacagtactctgcaaccgtcctgacacaaacagtgttgtaggcgccgacatttccctctatagtattgtgggtgccattaactcccatacggtaaggccccccacatacctctgggcatcgacagtgttatgggcgtcGGAATTTACCGTTCCGagcgaacatggtgaaactcctcacatgcctctgggcataacagtatatgcaggtaccgacatctgccatacccaatacaagacgacgtaacctcccacatgcatctgacatccaacagtgttgtgggcgtctaccatcctcctgtacccgtcggcatgggcaacaagacttagaagcatacgaactctTCCCCTCTCACTTGTtaggctatccccttcatctataaaaggggatgtgctctctcccaacattcaagagATTCAAGTTCCAAAAAAGGTCAATCCAGGCTCTCCAAGCCAgcccagattcattagatcaaccaagttcactagctcacaaccacagaaccgtcaggttcggacctcaagcacacgcttgaacactcaGCTCGTTAGttgagctcctgtcactcttggccctttcgaccggagtccgatcggacctctcgtacaccccatctttctccttctcgtttgtaatcccactgcaaacttcgagcacctaagctcaggaataaagtcaccgaccgactcaaactggacgtaggacacgttgcctgaatcagtataaaccctgtgtcattgagtgctaggccacatccgatcacaacgtacggcaaaactacaaatatttacgtgttggtcactttctgcaccgacagtaacGTTTGACTGTTGATTTCAACTTATTTTGGTCATAAGCAGTTTATAAGCTGTGTACCAAACAAGCCCTTTTAAATGGGCTTTACCGTCTTTCTTTacttatctatctatctatctgtccgtctatctgtctatctatgtgtctgtctgtctatctattatatatatctaatattaaagagacaaaatttctcTTCACCTCTCCTAACTATGCGGATAGTGGAGAATATTTTTTCATCCTATTCTATTACTTCTGAAACTGTACTCACGCCCTCGATGTCTAACTCAGGACTCATCACCTATACTTATACTGGTTAGGACAACTCACGTCTAGCATGATGAATACGAAATCCGGTTCCAATACGTATTGGTTCGCGTCCTACGCAGCTCGTATGCACTCAGACTCATGACTCATGTTGATACGAGTTAGCGATGTTATGTATTGGGTTCCGTTGCAAACGCAAACACTTTTGCTATATATATGTTGAAAAAAGAGAAAATTAGGAAAAAAACAATATAGACATAATGTACACAgtatattattatattatatattatcTGATACGATGAAGATTTGCTAAAATTCTGATGGTCGAGAAAAAGGAAGACATATTCAGATATTCTATCCTCCCTCCCATGCTCATCGGAGATCGATAGCAAAGGTTCTCGTTCTGCTGTCCTGGGCTACTGGACCGACCGCTGTCCAGACGCCCCCGAAAGCCGAAACTGAAGCGCTCCAGTTTCCAGGGGCGCGAAGCCCCCAAGGGCGCGCGCGTGCCTGGCGGACACCCCCTCCCCGTCACCACCGTTGTTCGCCTTCCCATTCCGCTCCAACCTCCTCCTCTGGAGAGATCCGCTCCCCGCGGCCGCCTCTTCCTCCGCGCAAACTCGCCGTGGCAGAGTAATCTCGCGCCGGCCCCGCGCCCATATCGGTGGGAAAAAAAAGGTGAGCCCATCGCGCGCTCCTCCTCCTTGTTTTGTTGCGTTGTCGggaaaagaaatggaaaaggtTTGCCGGATGCGGACTCGATGATGGGGGTGGGATGGGGGCTCTAGGGTTTGGTTGCGGTTATTTATGGGTGCCGCGTCGATTCGTTTGACAATCGGTCCTCTAATTCGATCTGGATTTTTGATTTTGCAGGTTTTTGGGATGCCGGGGGCCGGTGTGGAGCCGCCGGCGCCGCCAGCcgaggccgcggccgcggcggggcTGCGGCCGCGCAGGTTGAGACCTTCGAGGGTCTCCGCCAAGCGGTCCTGGCCGCCCGGGTGCGGTCGGTTCCCTGCGCCCCCGTCCGCGCCGGCCTCTGCGGCCGCGGCTGGTCCTGAGGTGAACGGCGTGGATGGCGCCCCCACCGTTGTCGGCGGCAGAGCCGATGAGGAGGCCGCACCCGCCGTCATTTCGCCTTCGGTTCAGAACGGATGCCCGGATAAGGTGGAGGAGGCCGTCGCCCCCGCCACAGTTTCACCTGTGCTTCAGAACGGCGCCCCGCCAAACCAGCAGGGGTCGGATAAGGTGGAGGAGATGGCTGACCCCGCCGCCGTTTCACCTGCGGCTCAGAACTGCGCCCTGCCTCAGCAAGAGGAAAATAAGGTGGAAGCTTTGGCGGCTATTTTACCCGCAGCGTGCAGCAGCGCCCTCCCACATGTGCTGCCTCAGTCAGGGCCGGAGAGGGCTAGGCAGGATGGAGACGGTGGTGGGAACGGAGAGGCACAATTGCTGCGTGATGCAGGCGAGCTGTCATCGGATGGTCAGGAAGGGAACAGGGTGGTGCAGGTGGCCGTGCCAATGGTAGCAGTGCTGGGGAGTTGCAGCACTGTCGGTACTAGTTCTGTGCAGAACGGTGACAAGGGGGATGGCTTGTTGGTGGCCGAGGAGAAGGGATGTGGTGGCAGCAGTGATGTGGGGCAGGAGTTTGCTGTTAATGGGGATGTCACAGAGATTGGAAACAAAACAGGTGGCAGTGAGTTACAGAGAAAAGAAAATGGAATTGCAGGAAGGAGAAGGAAACGGTGGATGGAACCCTCTCTGAATCCGCCGCCTAAGAAGAGGGCGGTCTCAGCCGTACACAAATTTCCACCTGGCTGTGGGAGGACTGCTGTTACCACCGAAGTCAGTGAAGTTTTGAAGGGCTCACCTGTACACACATTTTCTCCTGGCTGTGGGAGGGCTACTGTTACCACCACAGACACTGGTGTTTTGGACGTCTCACCTATAAGCACATTTCCTCCTGGTTGTGGGAGGTCTCCTGTTAATACCACAGGCAGTGGAGATGAGGGGTTACCTTCAGAAACCACCCCTGTCAACAATGGTGATGCCTTGGTGGCAAGTCCGGTTTTAGGAGAGTCGGCTTCTCCAACTTTAGCGCTAGACGCCTCCAATAAGAAATTGGAAAGCAAGAGAATAGTGGATGAAGGACATAGCAAGGCTCACAATAGGGTCCAAGTTCAAGATGATTTTGCCGGtaccaaacaagatggtgaccaGCGAAATGTTGTTCCAAAAGCTACACCGAGGAATGTTTCTGATGGGAAGATGACGGGGAAACTCTCGGCACATAAAGGGAAGCAGGTAGCACAAGAAGTGGTGGATGATAAGATGAAAAATAAACATGATGGAAATTTGCAAAGAAGTAATCTCAGGACACCTTTGAGCAATTCCATTGATGCAAAGACAAAAGTAAAGAGGTTGGATAGTGACAAGATGAATGCCGGATTGCTTGGTAATGCACGGGCCTCTGCAGGTGGGAAGATGGAAAGTAAGAATTTGAGTGCTAAAAAGGAAGTGGCGTGCTCAAATATGAACACAAAGCAAAAGAAGTTTACTCGTAAGTTGAAGGGTGATGACATAGGCAAGGATAATTTGCATTCATCCGCTAGGGAGTCCAAGCTTGGAAAACTTGTTGCAACTGATCAAATTGAAGAGCCTAACCAAATAATTGTACAAGCATTGATGGCTCCTGACAATTGCCCTTGGACACGAGGAAGAAAGTCTATTGCTAGTGCTTCCAAGTCTCTTGTTCCTAGGAACAAGCCAAAGGGAAAGGATGCTACGGATGCTAGTGCTTCCAAGTCTCTTGTTCCTAGGAACAAGATAAAGGGAAAGGATGCTACTCCAAAAGATATACCAGCAAGAAAAGTGGATTTTAGTGAATCGGTCAATGATGAGACAATGGATGACAATGAGACACGAGGAAGAAAATCTATTGTTAGTACTTCCAAGTCCCTTGTTCCTATGAACAAGCTAGATGCTACTCCAAATGATATACCAATAGGAAAAGTGGCCTCTTTTGAAGCGAGCAATGATGAGACAATGGATGACAATGATGGCATTAACTTGGAAGATGATGACAACTCTAGGGCGCTAGTTGTGTATGGAGAAAAGCGAGAAATATGTGTCACGGTTCTTCCGTCTGTTCCTTCCGGGTCACACCACAAGCAACCTAGGGACCATGATATAGATGCTCGAAGCAAAGTTAGGAAGTTGCTCCAGTTGTTCCAGGCGACGTATCGAAAGCTTACACAAGTTGAGGAACAAGGTAAACGCAAAGTTGGGAGGATTGACCTTGAAGCAGCTAAGGCACTAAAGAACGACCCTATCTATAAAAAGATTGGGGCCGTTGTGGGAAATATTCCCGGTGTTGAAGTTGGCGATGAATTTCATTTTAGAGTTGAGTTGTCCATAGTTGGTCTCCATCGCCCATTTCAAGGAGGTATTGACGATGCTAAGGTGAATGGTGTCCTCGTTGCTTTAAGTATCGTTGCCTCCGGTGGCTATCCTGACGAATTATCAAGCTCGGGGGAACTAATATACACTGGTTCCGGAGGGAAGGCTGGCGGGAATAAAGGAAGAGATGATCAAAAGCTTGCGCGGGGCAATCTTGCCTTGAAGAATTGCATCAAAACCAAATCCCCAGTTCGTGTGATTCATGGGTTCAAAGGCCAAAGTAGAAGTGAAGTTAGTCATTCTAAAGGCAAGCAAACTTCAACATTTACATATGATGGGTTGTATGAAGTGTTGGAATGTTGGCAAGAAGGCCCAAAAGGTGAGATGGTCTTCAAGTACAAGTTACAGAGGATCGCAGGGCAACCTGAATTAGCCCTACATGCAGTTAAGGCAACAAGGAAGTCCAAAGTTCGTGAAGGTCTTTGTTTGCCTGATATATCTCAAGGAAACGAGAGGATACCCATATGTGTGATCAACACAATTGATGACATGAGGCCAGCACCATTTAAATACATCACCAAAGTCATATATCCAGCTTTGTATGAAAAAGAACCTCCAAAGGGTTGCAACTGTACAAACGGCTGCTCGGACTCTATTAGCTGTGCTTGTGCGGTGAAGAATGGAGGGGAAATACCGTTCAATTTCAACGGTGCTATTGTTGAGGCCAGGCCTCTCATATATGAGTGTGGTCCATCATGCAGGTATGGCTGCGCAAAGACTTAAGTAATCCAAATAACTGTCAACCTGAAAATATTCATTTGTTATTTAGTTTTctattgaagggcgggcctggtgcaagcggtagagtcttaccgcccgtgaccggaaggtcccgggttcgagtcgcggtctcctcgcattgcacaggcgagggtaaggcttgccactgacacccttccctagacctcgcagagagcgggagctctctgcactgggtacacccttttaTTTAGTTTTCTATTGGGTTTTTGAAGTTCCTGTATTTGAATTTCAAACCATGAGAAATATTCCTATTCGTTGGAACTTGTATTTGATGTTACATTAAGGCTTATTGTTGGTTTTAGGTCCAGATGATAGTGACACATTATGAAACATTAAGAACAACAGCTGGTGTCTGGCATATGAAAAATGGTTTCAAAGTTTAGCTATTCTCCTGAAGTTATGGAGATCTTTGACAACAAGCAGGCATATTGATACACACCAGACAATTAGCTTAAAACCGAGATAGTAATCTAGCTTTATATACAAGGGAGCTAACCAATTTTTAACCACTACATGCAGGTGCCCGCCAACGTGCCACAATAGGGTGAGTCAGCATGGAATCAAAATTCCACTAGAAATATTCAAGACAGGGAAGACAGGTTGGGGTGTAAGATCCCTCAGTTCTATATCATCAGGCAGTTTCATATGCGAGTATACTGGTGAGCTAttgaaagatgaagaagctgaaAAGAGACAGAATGACGAGTATCTATTTGATATTGGTGATAACTTCCATGATGAAGAACTTTGGGAGGGGCTAAAGTCGGTGGTTGGTGTAGGATCTTCTACCTCATCCTCTGAGACAATGGAAGGCTTCACAATAGATGCAGCTGAGTGCGGCAATGTGGGAAGATTTATCAACCATAGTTGTTCACCAAACCTCTATGCCCAAAATGTTCTCTGGGACCATGATGACATGAGGATGCCGCATGTTATGTTTTTTGCTGTTGAGAATATCCCACCACTACAGGAGCTGGCCTACCATTATAATTATAAGGTAGGGGAGGTCTATGACAAGAATCACAAGGAGAAGGTTAAACATTGCTACTGTGGCGGCTCGGATTGCTGTGGCAGGCTCTACTAAAACATTATTGACTGCTGTTAGCTCTATGTTATGAACACCTCTGCCTTGCCTCTGCCGTACCCTTCTATTCTCAGTTCATCTTGTACTTGTCGGCGTTCTGATGCTTACAGCAAGCTGCATTTGCTCTTGCTGTTTTCTTTTAGAAAACACTCCGCTCCGTTGTACTGTCTTTTAAATTATGAATGAAGTTTGAATGGAACCCCGTTGTACCATGTTTTAAATAGTTAATGAAGTTTGAATGGGGCTCCATTTTTCTGAAATGCTATGGTGCGGACGGACGTTCGTCCGGATGCCGTGCTTCCTGGGCATGTGTCCTAGTAGCCCAACATGCATGCTCCTCTCTACCTTCGTTCTTTCATGGTTTctctaaaaaaaaaaagacaatgaCATCGACATCTCCCAACTTACACGGCCGTCGCGGCGTTCCCCGCCACTCGCCTTCTCCTGTGGCGACCACCTCCTCTTCTTTTGTTCGTAcgtttaagtgtttcagatgtttcagagttatgttgcaagtgtttcatataattgtaaaagtagatcgggatgctgCATATGCTACAatgctatacacgtatgttgcaaacttctactctaaatgtttcatatgttttttcaGGCATAAGTTGTAactgtgtttatctggatgttgcatatgtttcataaatatgttgtaagtatttatctggatattgcatatgcttGCAATGgcttgtttcatctgtttcagacgtatgttgcaagtgttttatttgaatgTTGTATAAGTAAATTatatgttacatatgttgcaatacgCGTGAGAAACGAAGGGGTCGCCAGCACGTGGTCTGGCTGCCCGGGTGACGTCCGGATGGCGGGCCCCGCATGGGCACGGGCCGGGAGTGTGCTGGTGCGAGCGCGGGCCTACGAGTGCAGGCGTGCGCGGGAAACGGGGTGGGACGCAGGCGCCCAGATGCGAGATAGTTGATGCAGATTAAAATGACTCGTTCTTACAAGTGTTTAGAATCATCCAATGGCAGCCCACGTCTAAAATAAGGGTCCAAAAAGCCCAAGGCCCGTCAAATAAGCCCTGCCCCTCCATAGGACCATATCCCTTCGGCCTTCGCCTTCGTCAGTCAGGACTCAAGAATAGCCATCTCCTACCAGCCCCCAGGCTCCTCCGTTCCCACCTCCAATGGCGCTGCTCTTGCCACCTCCCGCCCTCTCCACGACCCCTCCCTTTCTCTCCGCTCTCCGACCAGCACGGCTACCCTGCGTCAGATGCACCAGAACTACCACTGCCACCGCAAgcgtctcctcctctcctcccgcaTCGGCGTCTTCTCCCTCGACCTCCTCGCCGGTGGCGTCGGACGGCGCAGGTGGAAGGAAGAGTATGAAGAAGAGAAGACCCCTCAAGCCGAGTTTTGAGGAACAGGTCCTCCGCCGCTGGTCCGCCAGGGCACCCTCCCAGCGTGCCTCAGTCCCCTGGGAACAGCCTCAGCAGCAGTCGCCTTTGCCGCCTTCGCTGCCGCACCGGGCTGGCCGAGAAAGTGGTGATGCGGGCGGCCAGAAACGCAGTGGTGGAGGTTCAAGCGCAACGTTGCGCTCCATCGTGGACTACTTTACCGGCGGCTCCTCCGAAGATGACGGAGTACGAGAAGAGGAAGGGGCCGGCAACACCACCGCGATCCAGGGCGAAGCGGTGCGGGAGCAGGACGATGGATCGCATTTTCGGCCGGGCTATCTGCTGGGGGGCCAGCCAGTCTCTGCGCCGTGGATTCACGGGGAAGAATCGACCAGTGATAAGTGGGTTTCCGGTCCGGTGGCCGAAGGGGAGGAAGGGGTGGACATGAGTGATGTTTCTGATGATGAGCTGGGCTTGGCGGATAGGGATAAGGAAGAGATGGACAATGGTGAGGAGCTTCTTACTGGGAGTTCAGAAGAGGAATTGCATGATGATTATGCCACACCGACTGTGAATTCTTCATATGGGGTGGATTTGTCAGTAGACAGAGATTCATACGGTGGCAGGTTCGATAGGAGTATGATGCAGGGCAGCATAAACACCATAGTTAAAACGTTGAGGGATTCGATGGAGGAAAGTGATCCGAATGCTGCAATTGAGCTGTCTAATGCTGAAGATTTTGTCCAGAAATTGGGCCCTGTACTCCTGCCATGGgaaagggaggaggaagatgatggggCATTCAGTGGTGGCAGGGCGGGGAGGCGCAGCAACACAGAGCTGGCCGAGAGGACTATTCCAGAACCTGAACTGCGGAGGCTTAGGGACACAGCGTTGAGGATGAAGGAGAGGATAAAGGTTGGACCAGGAGGGGTTACTCAAGACATTGTGGAGAGCATCCACAGGAAATGGAAGGTGGATGAGGTGGTCAAGATGAGGTTTGAAGGCCCTCCAAGCCTGAACATGAAGAGAACTCATGATATACTAGAGGTACCTAATTTTAGGGTTCATTTTTATCTGTAGTTTTTTTTTCAGTCCAATGAAAAATGATTAGAATTTGTGATCTTTGCTTTTGTCACTCAGGATAGGACTGGGGGAGTTGTTATATGGAGGTCAGGGAGATCAGTTGTGTTGTATAGGGGAATGAATTACAATCTTCAATGTGTGCAGTCATATGCTAAATTTGTAGAAAGTGATTCTGGTAAGGAAGTTGGTGATGCTAATAGTGCTGTATCGAGCCGTGGTGGTCACAACTTGCAGGACTCAAGAGCAGATGGTGCGAAGCCCTTAAGGTCGACTGACAATTTTTCTCTAGAATCCTCAGAAACATCTGATATTGATAACTTCTTGGATCAGTTGGGACAACGGTACAGGGATTGGTCTGGTCGCGGCCCTATCCCTGTTGATGCCGACTTGCTTCCTGGTGTAGTACATGGCTACAAACCTCCATTTAGAGTACTTCCCTACAAGATTAAGAGCACACTTAGAAATAAGGAAATGACAGCTCTGCGTAGACTTGCAAGGCAAACTGCTCCTCATTTCGCTCTAGGTATTGGAGTTTGTATCTGAATTGGATGCTTGGACTAAATACTATTCGATCTTTAATGAATTTCAACCCTTTGTATGTACTTGTCGTTGGACAGGGAGAAACAGAGAACACCAAGGCTTAGCTGCTGCTATGGTTAAATTATGGGAGAAAAGTGCTATTGCAAAGATTGCCATCAAGAGAGGGGTTCCAAACACATGCAATGATAGAATGGCGGAAGAAATCAAGGTAAAGCTATATATAATTTCAGTATATGTTACATTTATCTGATAACCATGCGTCTATACCCAATCTAGAATATATGAGGTTAGCTTGCTTAATTCGTATAAGTTTGCTTTATATGTATCTATTCTTCT
Above is a genomic segment from Miscanthus floridulus cultivar M001 chromosome 3, ASM1932011v1, whole genome shotgun sequence containing:
- the LOC136541891 gene encoding uncharacterized protein: MPGAGVEPPAPPAEAAAAAGLRPRRLRPSRVSAKRSWPPGCGRFPAPPSAPASAAAAGPEVNGVDGAPTVVGGRADEEAAPAVISPSVQNGCPDKVEEAVAPATVSPVLQNGAPPNQQGSDKVEEMADPAAVSPAAQNCALPQQEENKVEALAAILPAACSSALPHVLPQSGPERARQDGDGGGNGEAQLLRDAGELSSDGQEGNRVVQVAVPMVAVLGSCSTVGTSSVQNGDKGDGLLVAEEKGCGGSSDVGQEFAVNGDVTEIGNKTGGSELQRKENGIAGRRRKRWMEPSLNPPPKKRAVSAVHKFPPGCGRTAVTTEVSEVLKGSPVHTFSPGCGRATVTTTDTGVLDVSPISTFPPGCGRSPVNTTGSGDEGLPSETTPVNNGDALVASPVLGESASPTLALDASNKKLESKRIVDEGHSKAHNRVQVQDDFAGTKQDGDQRNVVPKATPRNVSDGKMTGKLSAHKGKQVAQEVVDDKMKNKHDGNLQRSNLRTPLSNSIDAKTKVKRLDSDKMNAGLLGNARASAGGKMESKNLSAKKEVACSNMNTKQKKFTRKLKGDDIGKDNLHSSARESKLGKLVATDQIEEPNQIIVQALMAPDNCPWTRGRKSIASASKSLVPRNKPKGKDATDASASKSLVPRNKIKGKDATPKDIPARKVDFSESVNDETMDDNETRGRKSIVSTSKSLVPMNKLDATPNDIPIGKVASFEASNDETMDDNDGINLEDDDNSRALVVYGEKREICVTVLPSVPSGSHHKQPRDHDIDARSKVRKLLQLFQATYRKLTQVEEQGKRKVGRIDLEAAKALKNDPIYKKIGAVVGNIPGVEVGDEFHFRVELSIVGLHRPFQGGIDDAKVNGVLVALSIVASGGYPDELSSSGELIYTGSGGKAGGNKGRDDQKLARGNLALKNCIKTKSPVRVIHGFKGQSRSEVSHSKGKQTSTFTYDGLYEVLECWQEGPKGEMVFKYKLQRIAGQPELALHAVKATRKSKVREGLCLPDISQGNERIPICVINTIDDMRPAPFKYITKVIYPALYEKEPPKGCNCTNGCSDSISCACAVKNGGEIPFNFNGAIVEARPLIYECGPSCRCPPTCHNRVSQHGIKIPLEIFKTGKTGWGVRSLSSISSGSFICEYTGELLKDEEAEKRQNDEYLFDIGDNFHDEELWEGLKSVVGVGSSTSSSETMEGFTIDAAECGNVGRFINHSCSPNLYAQNVLWDHDDMRMPHVMFFAVENIPPLQELAYHYNYKVGEVYDKNHKEKVKHCYCGGSDCCGRLY
- the LOC136546090 gene encoding CRM-domain containing factor CFM3, chloroplastic/mitochondrial-like produces the protein MALLLPPPALSTTPPFLSALRPARLPCVRCTRTTTATASVSSSPPASASSPSTSSPVASDGAGGRKSMKKRRPLKPSFEEQVLRRWSARAPSQRASVPWEQPQQQSPLPPSLPHRAGRESGDAGGQKRSGGGSSATLRSIVDYFTGGSSEDDGVREEEGAGNTTAIQGEAVREQDDGSHFRPGYLLGGQPVSAPWIHGEESTSDKWVSGPVAEGEEGVDMSDVSDDELGLADRDKEEMDNGEELLTGSSEEELHDDYATPTVNSSYGVDLSVDRDSYGGRFDRSMMQGSINTIVKTLRDSMEESDPNAAIELSNAEDFVQKLGPVLLPWEREEEDDGAFSGGRAGRRSNTELAERTIPEPELRRLRDTALRMKERIKVGPGGVTQDIVESIHRKWKVDEVVKMRFEGPPSLNMKRTHDILEDRTGGVVIWRSGRSVVLYRGMNYNLQCVQSYAKFVESDSGKEVGDANSAVSSRGGHNLQDSRADGAKPLRSTDNFSLESSETSDIDNFLDQLGQRYRDWSGRGPIPVDADLLPGVVHGYKPPFRVLPYKIKSTLRNKEMTALRRLARQTAPHFALGRNREHQGLAAAMVKLWEKSAIAKIAIKRGVPNTCNDRMAEEIKKLTGGVLLSRNKEYIVFYRGNDFIAPKVRQVLVEKQEQAITQQDEEELARLKASASIITIPKDIKGPLVAGTLAETTEAKSRWGKTLDDKQREEEMKHLSLLKHTSLLKNLKRKLILAKIKVAKAERALGKVQEFLSPAELPTDLETVTDEERFLFRRIGLKMRAFLMLGRREVFDGTVQNMHLHWKHRELVKIIVRGKSFAQVKHIAISLEAESEGVLISLDKTTKGYAIIFYRGKNYRRPQIMKPRNLLTSRQALARSIELQRREALKHHISSLQSKIWKLQSQLVQTKDASEKQDLKLLQTVEDDLSSDDDDDVEDDGEEAYLQTYSSADEEDAEDDTNEYI